A window of the Sabethes cyaneus chromosome 1, idSabCyanKW18_F2, whole genome shotgun sequence genome harbors these coding sequences:
- the LOC128734397 gene encoding replication protein A 70 kDa DNA-binding subunit, protein MSLHGLTTGCIADIMCGNELDQPVVQILGSKRIAGGGDQSERFRLLISDGVNMYSFAMLATQLNDLHQSGQLAEYTVIRINRYITSIVNRGERGEKRVLIILELTVVKPGASVGEKIGNPQQLTEGTASTNSTAAPQRRPESAGSISDGSGYQARSSNVDAQNSTVFQNSLNHPISSLSPYQNKWVIKARVMSKSAIRTWSNAKGEGKLFSMDIMDESGEIRVTAFKEQCDKFYDLIQVDKVYYITKCQLKPANKQYSTLRNEYEMTMTNDTIIQECKDEDTSVPTIQYNFVPISQIANMEANAMVDVIGVCKEVSEVSQFTARASGRELKKREVTLVDTSNATVQLTLWGEDAVNFPSSSNPVVVLKGARVSEFGGGKSLGTVQSSVMKLNPLINEAHKLRGWYDNGGSDSVVNSVSARTGAGTSYSTEWITFHEAKERNLGGGDKPDYYQTKALIHNIKSTNAVYKACPQADCNKKVVDLENGMYRCEKCNTDYPKYKYRLLLNMLVGDWTSNRWVTVFTELGEQLLSKSSQEVGEALEFNKEEAEQIFSAIYFNSYVFKLRTKVEYFADAPRNKITAVEIKPLVHKDYNAHLIKNIQEMTGIGKK, encoded by the exons ATGAGTTTGCACGGATTAACTACAGGCTGTATCGCC GATATTATGTGCGGAAATGAGCTAGATCAACCAGTAGTACAAATATTGGGTTCTAAGCGGATTGCTGGCGGTGGTGATCAATCCGAACGTTTCCGGCTTCTAATTTCCGATGGAGTTAACATGTATAGCTTTGCTATGCTAGCTACTCAGCTAAACGACTTGCACCAGAGTGGACAGTTAGCAGAATATACCGTGATTCGCATCAATCGCTACATCACTTCGATCGTAAATCGTGGCGAGCGCGGAGAAAAACGTGTGCTCATTATCCTCGAACTTACTGTGGTTAAACCAGGTGCGTCTGTTGGTGAAAAGATAGGAAACCCACAGCAGCTGACAGAAGGAACAGCTAGCACCAATAGCACAGCCGCCCCGCAGCGTCGCCCAGAGTCAGCCGGTAGTATCAG TGATGGATCCGGATACCAAGCTCGCTCTTCGAATGTTGATGCACAGAACTCTACAGTGTTTCAGAATAGTTTAAATCACCCGATCAGTTCTCTCAGCCCCTACCAGAATAAATGGGTTATCAAAGCTCGCGTCATGTCTAAATCTGCAATTCGCACCTGGAGCAATGCTAAAGGAGAAGGAAAACTGTTTTCCATGGACATAATGGATGAGTCGGGAGAAATACGTGTCACTGCGTTTAAGGAGCAATGTGATAAATTTTATGACTTGATTCAGGTGGACAAAGTTTACTATATAACAAAATGCCAACTAAAGCCGGCTAACAAACAATACTCGACATTGCGAAACGAATACGAAATGACGATGACTAACGACACAATCATACAAGAGTGTAAAGATGAGGACACCTCTGTACCAACAATTCAGTACAATTTTGTGCCAATCTCACAAATTGCGAACATGGAAGCAAATGCGATGGTTGATGTGATTGGTGTTTGCAAAGAAGTAAGCGAGGTTAGCCAATTTACGGCAAGAGCATCTGGCCGAGAATTGAAAAAGCGGGAAGTTACGCTCGTTGATACAAGCAATGCTACTGTCCAGCTCACGTTGTGGGGAGAGGATGCAGTAAATTTCCCATCCTCATCGAATCCAGTTGTAGTACTCAAAGGAGCCCGCGTTTCTGAGTTCGGTGGTGGCAAGTCGCTTGGAACGGTTCAAAGCAGCGTAATGAAACTCAATCCTTTAATTAATGAGGCGCACAAATTGCGCGGATGGTACGATAATGGAGGCAGTGATAGTGTAGTTAATAGTGTTTCGGCACGGACTGGAGCCGGCACTAGCTACTCTACCGAATGGATAACATTCCACGAGGCTAAAGAGAGGAATCTCGGTGGTGGTGATAAGCCAGACTATTACCAAACAAAAGCTCTCATTCATAATATTAAATCCACTAATGCAGTCTATAAGGCATGTCCGCAGGCGGACTGTAACAAGAAGGTAGTTGATCTGGAAAATGGTATGTATCGGTGTGAAAAATGTAATACCGATTACCCgaaatacaaatatcgactTTTGCTAAAC ATGTTGGTCGGAGACTGGACTTCAAATCGCTGGGTTACGGTATTTACTGAACTAGGAGAACAGTTACTTTCCAAATCATCACAAGAAGTAGGCGAAGCTCTTGAGTTTAACAAGGAAGAAGCGGAGCaaattttttcagccatctatTTCAATAGCTACGTTTTTAAACTGCGAACCAAGGTAGAATATTTTGCTGATGCACCAAGAAATAAAATTACCGCTGTTGAGATCAAACCACTTGTTCACAAGGACTACAACGCACATTTGATCAAGAACATCCAGGAGATGACTGGAATCGGTAAGAAGTAA
- the LOC128734477 gene encoding leucine-rich melanocyte differentiation-associated protein, producing MDDINWSKIIYLDEERKLIYFDQKTYKLPEAILNLYADRVRHLDLSYNKLSSFEALEFFGGLEELVLDNNNLTDEIIFPGQLEQMKLLSLNNNKFENLDLLLTKLSLCFPNLEYLSLLGNPACPCHLLNLEYSEYDYLKYRLYIIRHLPKLRILDAQRVKKMERDFVRSQQDHEYETDEFDGRRATSTLKHFYVNVSKRLGVRRKNPPVYHPLPESIREAGDHRGAYGKCRYRYVGAQSEGNRFILNTDL from the exons ATGGATGATATAAACTGgagcaagattatctacttggATGAAGAACGAAAG CTCATCTACTTCGATCAAAAGACATACAAATTGCCAGAGGCCATTCTCAATCTGTATGCTGATCGAGTTCGTCACCTCGATTTGAGCTACAACAAGTTATCTTCGTTCGAAGCACTGGAGTTTTTCGGCGGCCTCGAGGAGTTGGTATTGGATAACAACAATCTCACCGATGAGATCATATTTCCCGGACAGCTAGAGCAAATGAAACTATTGTCATTGAATAACAATAAA TTTGAAAACCTGGATTTGCTACTCACAAAATTGTCTCTCTGTTTTCCGAATTTGGAATATTTGAGCTTACTAGGGAATCCAGCTTGTCCCTGCCATCTGTTAAATCTAGAATATTCCGAATACGATTATCTTAAATATAG GCTTTACATAATTCGTCATCTACCCAAGCTTCGTATTTTGGATGCCCAACGTGTGAAGAAAATGGAACGAGATTTTGTCCGGAGCCAACAGGACCATGAGTACGAAACGGACGAATTTGATGGCCGCAGAGCAACCAGCACACTGAAGCATTTCTACGTCAATGTGAGCAAGCGGCTTGGTGTCCGTCGTAAGAATCCACCAGTGTACCATCCGCTGCCTGAAAGTATTCGTGAAGCAGGCGACCATCGAGGAGCTTACGGTAAATGTCGCTACCGCTACGTTGGTGCACAGTCTGAGGGCAATCGATTTATACTCAATACTGATTTATGA
- the LOC128734402 gene encoding bifunctional purine biosynthesis protein ATIC-like yields the protein MASGKLAILSVSDKAGLLEFAVGLNQLGLKLVASGGTAKTIRDHGLPVRDVSDITGAPEMLGGRVKTLHPAVHAGILARITDADMNDMKRQNFELVQIVVCNLYPFGLTISKADVTVADAVENIDIGGVTLLRAAAKNHNRVTVLCDPSDYGKVLAEIKQNGDTTENTRQMLALKAFTHTAEYDNLISDYFRKQYSPGVSQLNLRYGMNPHQKPAQIFNIFGNLPLRFLNATPGYINLCDALNGWQLVRELKKSLGLPAATSFKHVSPAGAAVGVALTLDQAKLCMVDDLFDSLTPLATAYARARGADRMSSFGDFVALSDTCDLVTAKIISREVSDGIIAPGYTEEALDLLKKKKNGAYCVLQIDPTFEPFSSIEKKTIFGLQMEQRRNDAVINRALFTNIVTSNKNCPDDAVRDLIVATISLKYTQSNSVCYAKDGQVIGIGAGQQSRIHCTRLAGDKADNWWLRQHPRVTSMRFKKGVKRAEISNAIDNYVNGTVGKDMPLAQFKAMYEEVPEFLTSDDRQSWAKQLNGVSLGSDAFFPFRDNVDRARLSGVSFIASPSGSTNDAGVIDACNEHGIVMVHTNLRLFHH from the exons ATGGCTAGCGGAAAACTTG CAATTCTCAGCGTATCAGATAAAGCCGGTTTATTGGAGTTTGCAGTAGGGCTCAATCAACTCGGGCTGAAATTGGTAGCAAGCGGTGGTACAGCCAAAACTATTCGAGACCATGGATTGCCTGTCCGTGACGTATCGGATATTACGGGCGCCCCAGAGATGCTAGGTGGTCGAGTGAAAACACTTCATCCCGCCGTACATGCGGGTATCCTTGCTCGCATCACCGATGCTGATATGAATGACATGAAGCGTCAAAATTTTGAACTGGTACAGATCGTAGTGTGTAATCTGTACCCTTTTGGGTTAACGATTTCCAAGGCTGACGTGACAGTAGCAGATGCAGTAGAAAACATAGATATTGGGGGTGTCACACTACTGCGAGCAGCGGCAAAGAATCATAATCGTGTAACAGTTTTGTGTGATCCCTCAGATTACGGTAAGGTTCTCGCAGAAATTAAACAGAATGGCGACACCACAGAGAATACTCGGCAAATGTTGGCTTTGAAGGCTTTTACACATACGGCGGAATATGACAATCTTATTTCCGATTACTTCCGTAAGCAGTACTCGCCCGGTGTATCCCAACTCAATCTTCGTTATGGTATGAATCCACATCAAAAACCTGCACAGATCTTCAACATCTTTGGAAATCTTCCGTTGAGATTTCTGAATGCGACTCCTGGTTACATTAATCTTTGTGATGCCTTAAATGGCTGGCAACTGGTACGTGAACTGAAGAAGTCGCTGGGactaccagcagcaacaagttTTAAACATGTTTCCCCTGCTGGGGCTGCTGTTGGCGTAGCTTTGACGCTGGATCAAGCAAAACTGTGCATGGTCGATGATCTGTTTGACAGTTTAACTCCACTAGCAACAGCCTACGCACGTGCGCGTGGTGCTGATCGTATGTCGTCGTTTGGAGATTTTGTAGCACTCTCGGACACGTGTGACTTGGTTACAGCCAAGATCATTTCCCGTGAAGTATCGGATGGAATTATTGCCCCGGGTTACACCGAAGAagcattggaccttttgaaaaagaaaaagaacggcGCTTACTGTGTTCTCCAGATTGATCCAACTTTTGAACCGTTCAGTtcaattgaaaagaaaactattttcgGACTGCAAATGGAACAACGTCGTAATGACGCCGTCATCAACAGAGCGTTGTTTACAAACATTgttacaagtaataaaaattgTCCGGATGATGCAGTTCGCGATCTTATAGTAGCAACAATTTCCCTAAAGTACACTCAGAGTAACTCTGTGTGTTACGCCAAGGATGGACAAGTGATCGGCATTGGTGCTGGCCAACAGTCTCGTATTCACTGTACTCGATTGGCTGGTGATAAAGCAGACAACTG GTGGCTCCGACAACACCCTCGTGTGACATCAATGCGATTTAAGAAAGGTGTCAAGCGTGCGGAGATTTCCAACGCCATCGACAACTACGTGAACGGAACAGTCGGCAAGGATATGCCTTTAGCGCAGTTCAAAGCCATGTATGAAGAGGTTCCCGAATTTTTAACATCGGATGACCGTCAATCGTGGGCGAAGCAGTTGAACGGCGTTTCGCTGGGATCGGATGCATTTTTCCCATTCAGAGACAACGTGGATCGGGCCAGGTTGAGCGGTGTTTCATTTATCGCTAGTCCGTCTGGCTCGACGAACGATGCAGGAGTTATCGACGCCTGCAACGAGCACGGCATCGTCATGGTACATACGAATTTGCGATTGTTCCACCATTAA
- the LOC128734393 gene encoding cysteine protease ATG4D: MNYDVLLNRTSFGRLNVSQQIRSTSESEGQQAVYQQQNRNETPNRKISANGRMSLECSPGSSRSTPTRTGCSGVGNGSDELKGKVESKLLTMWNNVKFGWTGKIKTNFSKEQPLWLLGRCYHQKATPIPSMESSVELSSNLETNQLVFEGVQPAVQLQERASEIFVESPPEETGTDAAEDISPDATVEEEGIEAFKRDFISRLWMTYRKEFQTMDDSNYTSDCGWGCMIRSGQMLLAQGLMIHFLGRNWRWDSSGENLRLNYNSLNYEDSIHRKIIRWFGDTSSRTSPFSIHTLVALGKETGKKPGDWYGPGAVAHLIRQAVKLGAQEIVDLDGINVYVAQDCAVYIQDIIDECTISAASSIAPWQKKIPSNCSPNSSSSNSPCISNTKTASGPLPSQENTSDWKALILLVPLRLGTDKLNPIYSDCLKAMLSLDNCIGIIGGRPKHSLYFVGYQEDKLIHLDPHYCQDMVDVQQENFAVSSFHCKSPRKMKLSKMDPSCCIGFYCETRKDFFKFVDNVKPFLLPVKQSMSSSFTSSTGLHQFNEITYPMFVFCRGKSSEQQIDLPQRPIYRSPPVPPPLSTYHASQSQQLQVQDDDDDDDDESIEFVII, encoded by the exons ATGAATTACGATGTTCTACTAAATCGAACGTCTTTCGGACGCTTGAATGTAAGCCAACAGATACGAAGTACGTCCGAGAGTGAAGGTCAGCAAGCAGTCTATCAGCAGCAAAACAGAAATGAAACCCCGAATAGAAAAATATCGGCCAACGGCAGAATGAGTCTAGAATGCAGTCCGGGGAGCAGCCGCAGCACGCCCACGCGAACGGGTTGTTCTGGAGTAGGAAACGGCAGTGATGAATTAAAAGGAAAAGTTGAGTCCAAGCTTTTGACCATGTGGAATAATGTCAAGTTTGGTTGGACCgggaaaattaaaacaaatttctCAAAAGAACAACCGCTTTGGCTATTGGGACGATGCTATCATCAAAAAGCTACCCCCATACCTTCGATGGAAAGTTCTGTTGAACTCAGTAGCAACTTAGAAACAAACCAACTGGTCTTCGAAGGGGTACAACCCGCCGTGCAACTACAGGAACGAGCATCGGAAATATTTGTGGAATCTCCACCGGAAGAAACGGGTACAGATGCTGCAGAGGACATAAGCCCCGATGCGACTGTTGAAGAGGAGGGCATTGAGGCGTTTAAAAGAGATTTTATTTCGCGTCTTTGGATGACTTACCGAAAAGAATTTCAAACGATGGATGATTCTAATTACACTTCCGATTGCGGCTGGGGCTGTATGATACGGTCTGGACAGATGTTATTAGCCCAAGGTCTTATGATACACTTCTTGGGTCGCAACTGGCGATGGGATTCCTCGGGTGAAAACCTTCGATTAAATTATAACTCACTAAATTATGAGGACAGTATTCATCGCAAGATAATCCGTTGGTTCGGTGATACTTCCTCTCGGACCAGCCCTTTTTCGATACATACATTAGTTGCGCTCGGTAAAGAAACTGGTAAAAAGCCAGGCGATTGGTATGGTCCCGGAGCGGTTGCTCATCTCATCAGACAAGCGGTAAAACTCGGTGCTCAGGAAATTGTTGATCTTGATGGGATCAACGTATACGTTGCGCAGGATTGTGCTG TTTACATTCAGGATATAATTGACGAATGCACGATATCGGCTGCTTCTAGCATAGCACCGTGGCAGAAAAAAATACCATCAAATTGTAGTCCCAACTCCTCATCTAGTAACTCACCGTGCATTAGCAATACTAAAACTGCGAGCGGCCCCTTGCCATCACAAGAGAACACGAGCGATTGGAAAGCTCTGATTTTGCTCGTGCCTTTACGTCTCGGAACGGATAAACTGAACCCGATCTATAGCGATTGTCTGAAAGCAATGCTTAGTTTGGATAATTGCATCGGGATCATTGGCGGAAGACCAAAGCATTCGCTGTACTTCGTTGGCTATCAAG AGGACAAACTAATCCATCTGGATCCGCACTACTGTCAAGATATGGTGGATGTGCAGCAGGAAAACTTCGCCGTATCGTCGTTCCACTGCAAGTCGCCTAGAAAAATGAAGCTCAGCAAAATGGACCCAAGTTGCTGTATTGGGTTTTACTGTGAAACTAGAAaggactttttcaaatttgtcgaCAATGTTAAACCG TTCCTTCTACCGGTGAAGCAATCGATGAGCAGCAGCTTTACCAGCTCAACCGGTTTGCATCAGTTCAACGAAATCACCTATCCGATGTTCGTGTTCTGTCGAGGCAAAAGCAGCGAGCAGCAGATCGATTTGCCCCAACGACCAATCTACCGATCCCCGCCAGTCCCACCGCCCCTTTCCACGTACCATGCTTCTCAGTCGCAACAGTTGCAAGTTCaggacgacgatgacgatgacgacgacgaatcGATTGAGTTCGTGATAATATAA